The genomic DNA CGATCGGGTTCGGCAGCAGATGCGGGGGTGGACGCCGGACGGGGTGGCTGTGGCGCTGCGGGCGGTCGCGGAGGCCGACGCCGGAGTGAAGGGCGGCGGGGATGATCCCGAGTACGCCCTGGAGAAGGCGGTCGTGGCCATTGCTGGGGCGGCGCGGTCTCGACGCGGGTAGGGAGTACGGGGCTGTGGGGCCCGCCTCGTTTGGGGTGAGCGAGCCAGTCGTATGTGCGTGAGCGGGCCGGTCGTATGTGCGTGAGCGAGCCGGCGGCCGTGGTGACGGCTGCGCGGGATTCGCCCCCGCCGCCCCTACCCGTCCCATCCCGTCCCTGGGAGCTGCCGCCCCCAGACCCCCGCTTCGGCCTGCACGGCCTCGTCCTCAAACGCCGGACGGGCTGAAAGCGCCTGAGGCGGCCCGAAAAACGCAAAGGTGTCGGCGGACTGGGTGCAGGAGGCGGCCGAGCAGCGTCAAGGCGTCGGTAGCCCGGGTGGGTATGCGAAAAGCCCCGCGCCCGTCCTGGGGAAGGACAGACGGCAGGGCCTTCGGGTCAAGCTTGTGGGTCCGTACCCGCGTGGCGAACGCAGTCGCGTACAGACCCGGGGTGCTGGACGGGAGCGGATGAGAGGGCCCGCTCTGGTTCCTCCAGCGGTTGGATCAAGTGTCAGCCCTTGAGGGGCGCGACCTTGGAAGCAAGCGCCGACTTCTTGTTGGCGGCCTGGTTCTTGTGGATGACGCCCTTCGAGACGGCCTTGTCGAGCTGACGCGCGGCAGCGCGCTGGTACTCGGTGGCCTTCTCGACGTCACCCGCGGCAGCAGCCTCACGGGCCTTGCGGATCGCGGTCTTGAGCGAAGA from Streptomyces avermitilis MA-4680 = NBRC 14893 includes the following:
- the rpsT gene encoding 30S ribosomal protein S20, encoding MANIKSQIKRNKTNEKARLRNKAVKSSLKTAIRKAREAAAAGDVEKATEYQRAAARQLDKAVSKGVIHKNQAANKKSALASKVAPLKG